CCACCTGAATCCAGGCGCCCATCGCGCTTTCGATGGTACGAATAGTGATGAACTGGCCCTGTTCACGCAGAGCCTGCAGTTCCTCGTCAAGAAACGCGAGTTTGGACATGGTAGAAACTCCCTGATCAAGAAAATGTCAATGACCCGCGGCCGGGCTCGACCCAAAATGTCAACGGATGGCGGCCCCACGGGCTCCGGCCATCCGTTGGAAAACACTGCCGATTGCCGCGCTCTGCGTGCGTATGAAATGCGGCTGGAGACTCTGCCGCCCGCAGCGGAACCGTGCGCCAGTGCAGCCAGAAGCGCCCGGCTTTGCGGGAACCGTCAGCACGAGCCAGCGAACCTCAGTCCTGCAGGATGAACGTGACTTTCATGGTCACCCGGTAGTCGGTGATCTTGCCGTTGCTGATCACCACTTTCTGTTCCTTCACCCACGCGCCGGTCAGGTTCTTCAGGGTCTTGTTGGCGCGATCGATGCCCATCTGAATGGCGTCCTCGAATCCCTTGGGGGATGAGGAGGTGATCTCGGTTACGCGTGCGACAGACATGGTGCTCCTCCTTTCAAGAATTCAGACAACGCAATCAGCGCACGGTCTCTGCGAATGTGGCCGCCCACGGCGGACCTGGGTAGTGGGTTGCTGCTGGGGGGTGAGCCGCAGCGCCAATCAACGGATTCCTGCGCCGGAGTTGATGGGCACGGCATGCACGCGCACACGGCGAGTTGGTTTGCGCGACTGCCGGCCCGGCTTCAATCTAACATGATTTCGGTGAATGTCAAGGTTGGGTCTGGTCCGCTGGCAGGCGGCGCATTGGCTCATAAATATTGTTACCGAAGGTTTTTTTGAAATGGCGTCGTTGCCTCATAATATGTGTTACCCAAT
This genomic window from bacterium contains:
- a CDS encoding dodecin family protein — encoded protein: MSVARVTEITSSSPKGFEDAIQMGIDRANKTLKNLTGAWVKEQKVVISNGKITDYRVTMKVTFILQD